From a single Lytechinus pictus isolate F3 Inbred unplaced genomic scaffold, Lp3.0 scaffold_19, whole genome shotgun sequence genomic region:
- the LOC129260984 gene encoding RNA-binding protein MEX3B-like, producing MPSTLFTEMDHNTDGLEDHQRALQSLAFNLSMLGLSNEDDGPSAMDDRGRKSSNMTECVPVPSSEHVAEIVGRQGCKIKALRAKTNTYIKTPVRGEEPVFVVTGRKEDVAAAKREILQAAEHFSQIRAKRNQGHSGVPPGPPPPNIPGQTTIQVRVPYRVVGLVVGPKGATIKRIQQQTNTYIVTPSRDNEPVFEVTGLPDSVDQARQEIEAHIAMRTGGLIDSTSPEDDFANNGTDRGMVDDISLYKTGPSPFAQPVGGAKPMIQRSSSDNYFFPTNITTTSTSTTTTNGTTEFNPLANSFTSTAKTAYNLFNGSTPELGVDPHVYEGPLPATGIPTQQQLSMWQDLTGVNAAFGIPQISRRSSSISSGSNEPAVNGINEHPPARRIRSDPLNGGLSVLPTPLPSAFPVTSSSSTCSSPTDSIGSGSLSAQSKKQCMVCSDNEIVAALVPCGHNLFCMECANSLINKENSPCPMCHEPVTQAIRIQFT from the exons ATGCCAAGCACACTTTTTACAGAAATGGATCATAATACTGATGGGCTGGAGGACCATCAAAGGGCCCTTCAGTCGTTAGCCTTTAATTTGTCCATGCTCGGACTCAGCAATGAAGATGATGGCCCGTCAGCTATGGATGATAGGGGAAGGAAAAGCAGTAATATGACGGAATGTGTACCTGTACCTAGTTCGGAACATGTAGCAGAAATTGTTGGTCGACAAG GTTGCAAGATCAAAGCTCTGAGAGCGAAAACCAACACATACATCAAGACACCAGTTAGGGGCGAGGAGCCAGTGTTCGTTGTCACAGGCAGGAAGGAGGATGTTGCTGCCGCAAAGAGGGAGATCTTACAGGCAGCAGAGCACTTCAGCCAGATCAGAGCAAAGCGAAACCAAGGTCATTCTGGAGTGCCTCCCGGTCCACCCCCTCCTAACATCCCTGGCCAGACAACGATACAAGTACGAGTGCCCTACAGAGTGGTTGGTTTGGTTGTTGGGCCGAAGGGCGCCACCATCAAGAGAATACAGCAGCAAACCAATACATACATCGTCACACCAAGCAGAGATAATGAGCCCGTGTTTGAAGTGACTGGACTGCCCGATAGCGTTGACCAAGCAAGGCAGGAGATCGAAGCCCACATTGCAATGCGCACTGGAGGTTTGATCGATTCCACAAGTCCAGAGGATGATTTTGCCAACAATGGTACCGACAGGGGAATGGTTGATGATATCAGTCTGTATAAGACTGGTCCGAGTCCATTTGCTCAACCGGTCGGAGGTGCTAAGCCCATGATCCAGAGAAGCAGCAGCGACAACTACTTCTTCCCCACCAACATCACAACAACGTCGACATCAACAACCACAACAAATGGTACCACAGAGTTCAACCCTCTTGCCAACTCCTTCACCTCAACAGCTAAGACGGCATACAACCTTTTCAACGGTTCGACGCCAGAGCTTGGTGTGGATCCTCATGTTTATGAAGGTCCTCTACCAGCGACTGGAATCCCAACCCAGCAGCAGCTCTCGATGTGGCAGGATTTGACAGGGGTCAACGCTGCCTTTGGAATACCTCAGATCTCCAGGcgcagcagcagcatcagctCAGGGAGCAACGAGCCGGCGGTCAATGGAATCAACGAGCATCCACCAGCGAGACGCATCCGTAGTGATCCCTTGAACGGTGGATTATCGGTGCTTCCAACGCCCCTGCCTTCAGCCTTCCCCGTCACATCATCAAGTAGCACGTGCAGCAGCCCAACGGATTCAATCGGATCTGGGTCCCTGTCAGCGCAGAGTAAGAAGCAGTGTATGGTCTGTAGCGACAATGAAATTGTTGCTGCTCTTGTGCCATGTGGCCACAATCTCTTCTGCATGGAATGTGCCAACTCGTTGATCAACAAGGAAAATTCTCCCTGTCCTATGTGCCATGAGCCCGTCACTCAAGCCATTCGTATCCAGTTCACGTAG